The sequence below is a genomic window from Harpia harpyja isolate bHarHar1 chromosome 3, bHarHar1 primary haplotype, whole genome shotgun sequence.
GtttattcaaaatttaaattaattgtcTGAAAATTTCCCTAATTCTTTCTCTGGAAGGGTGCCAGAGCAAAACTTACTGATCCAAAGACACAACTTTCCATTAGGACCATACATTGTTACCAGCCTTTATTCAAAACCCTTGACAACAGAGCATGCCTCCAATTTTTATTCACACCTGCACAGGGGCTTGAGAAGACCACTACATTTTCTTTATACCAGAGATCTACAGCAGAACTTCACTGACACATCCTGTGGAAGCTATTTTCTTCTGACATATGCAAACACCCAGGAAAATCAGTATCAGTCAGTAACCTCAGAACAAGAATTTATTGCAACTAAATAGCCAGCGTGCATTCAAAGTCACCGTTACATCTTTTACCATATGTACATAGCCGTGGATGGGAAAGAGCAGACTCATCATAAGCATGAAGTCCTATCTTGAATTTGTATGAGTACACAAATTCCACAACATGTACTGGTACACAGTTCAAGGTCTCCTCTATGACAGCTCAATTATTTTATACTGTGGTAGAAGCAGGTTCTGTTGATGAGAATACAAGCACCCAAGTTTTGGTAGTGGCCCCTTCCATGCACTTATCAAGAACACTCTCGTGTTGTCACGGTTAAACCAAGTCATGGGTTGTGCTTCCAGTCCCTAGCTGTTCCTAATACTAAGACTGTCAATAAAGCTTATAgagtaataatattaataataatgaaaatgtatataaataggAGACAATACCTCTTCTTCCGTCTCAGTTGCAATGATCTGAATCTTCAGTTATTAGAGAAGAGGAAAACCCTTGTTTTTACTTGAACAGAAGCACTAGCCCAAATCATTCTGGAAAAACAAGCTCTAAGTATCTCCTTGGCAGTGGGGGGAACAGGACACCAAAGATTGCATACTATTTTAAGTATAAAAAAGgtataaaattttatttgacaAGTTATCAAGTAAGCATTTCATTAATccattaaaacacttttttacaaGTCAGTGTAGTTGAATTATAGCTACTCTACATGAAAGTTAATTCTGAGGTGAACAAACTGACTAGTGAATAGGCAGTTTAGAATGTGTATCTATATCTATGctatatctattttatttttaaaaggtattttgtgAAATTAAAAGTTTACTAGCTGTCAGACAACTTCAAAAACTTCGAACGCAGTAAACTTCAGAACTATTGTTCCCACATGATATCATCTTTTTTCAGTGCTGACTGAAGTTTCTGCACAGTTTTTAGCAGTTGAAGagagctgcttctcttctgcccAGGACAAGGTTTAGACATACTTTCCCTTACAGTGACTGCAATCTCCTTTGCTTCCTTTTGGTCACCACACTTTAGTTTGACGTGAGCTGCCCCTTGGTTCAATTTCTGAGTTTTTCTCCTTAGTTTCTGCACCtaggaagaaaaattactaaTTAGAATGTTACATACTTGGAAAACTAAAGCTGTAGAGCTTACTGGACTTTACCAAACTCCAAACTAAAGATGTCTaagggacattaaaaaaaaagttgaaacctACTAATCTTGCACACAGTTGTCTCGCTGTAACAGAAAGCACTACAGAAAACTGACCTTGCCCACACAGAAACCATTAGAGAAAACCATCCTCAGCCACTCTCAATAGGTTGTTGAACCCCACCACTCCCTAAGGTAAAAATGTTTGCTTGAGAGAGACAGAATATCATCTGTTACCAATTTATATTTACAATggtctttttccatttcagattgTACTACcctaagcaaaaaaacccccaacaaacctaTAAAATGTATACTGTTTATTGGTTACTGTATCTAAGCAGTTTACTTTGAAGCCTCATAATGAAAttggaaaacagaataaatacgGTTGATTGctaaagaatgtttttttaaatgtcaaataaTAAGTCTTGACTTGCACTTGGCATGAAAAGGTCACTCCCAAAGATAAAATTAGGCTGGAAGCATTCCATACGCCAATTCAGGCTTGAAGTCCATTTCTAAAAATAACTAACTTTAATTGCATTCTAGAACATATTATTAACTGTGAAACAGTTAATGATGACTACAGCATTTTTAGTGTGACAGGTTCTAAAAGCAGAAATATGCATCAGAAATATTAAGATTGGTCTGTACAAAATACAAATAGAAATGTCTGTGTGcaaaagcaccagaaaaaaacGATACAGGCAAAGGGTTACAGGAGTGGCCTGTATTGATAACCAGGGCATGATGGACAGTAATCAAACAGACAAACACAAAGAATGCGCTACTGACATCATGACCCTAAGACGTGTGCTCTGATAAACTGTACCAGAGCACAGATTACTTGCCAGCAGATCTGCACCCTGATAACAGGCAAGGATGACAACAAGGTTGCACCACATTGTATGTGATATTCCTCTTCTCCTCATCCCAAAATGAAGGCAGACTGTAGCCACAAAGATatgcaaaaggaagaaacaaaggtGCAGTTGTTGTCCATTGTCTAAGGTTCCTGGAGGATGAAGTCAGCAAGATTCTGAGGCAAGGAATAGTGTTGTAATTGTTGGCTCCTCAAGAATGTAAGAGATTTATCCAAAAAACACTTGACATCGCCAAGAGAGGCAGTAAGGACTCAACAGTCAATGTCCTTAGTCCATATTGGTAACATGCAACTCTGACAATTCTGCTTTGACATAAGCACCTTTATGCTTGCAATTACGTGGACAAGCTGCTACAAAAGGGTTAAGCTGTTCATCAACAGAAGAGGTTTTTTATAGGGGCATGTATGAAGAGCTGTTATCTACAGCTCTAAAACAGATACTGACAGAATGCTTACAGGTTAGGGcttaaacaaaactgaaaggctTGTCTGGCTATGATTTTAGAGAAGCTGTGGTCAACAGATTATTTGGTTAATAAAATGCTTCAATATTTCAGTAATATAAAAGACATTTAATCTAGTCTGTACAGGAATTATAGCTTCTATTTTCTCACTCCCCAGGACAggacacaaaggaaagaaatctcaACAGTTTGACTTAACACAGTGAGCAGAAGTGACAGACTGAGCAACCCAGCTCTGTATTGCAGAACTGCCATAGGGCAGGAAGTTTTCCCACTAGCATAGATACCTAGCTGCCAGCTGTAAGCACTTTTTCTTGATCAAAAGAAGTAATTGGAGGTACAACAACACGGAGCCTAATTATAATCACCCCTACTGGAACATCCTGGCTTAAGCATTCCAGTGGCATTCTAGTTAATGACAACAGGAGGCAGAGTTGTGGCAGCCTTTCAACTAGTGTTGAAAATTTTCATCTAGCTAGAGAGTTTACATTTTATTCTTACAGTAGCCTGATGCTTTTTCAGCTTGGATATTTGTTCTTCTTTAATGTCCATTTGTTTTACAAGGCAAGCCAGCTTGCGTTCTAGGTCTTCACGAACTTTGGAGTCTTGAGCCTCCTGTATCTGCTTCAGAAGTTCTTGATAGTCACTGTTAAAGACAAGAATGGCACACTAAGTATTCGTGATATAGTCTCTGGGATTTCTTCCAATACTTTCAGTCTATTGCAGGAGTTGCTAGCCATTTTGTCCAGAGTACAGCAATTTAGCATTATTTACCCTGTCACACAATACACATCAGTCTGGAATATATTCacactagaaaagaaaaagtttttccaGTGGGTCTGATTTTCTCATTCCATATTTGTAGCTGATGTGCATCTTATTCCTCCCTTTTGCTACAGTCATAACAATTACATGTGTAATAGCGTGCAAAATAAGAATTTGGAAAGTGAACAGCAGCTATGCAGTATTGTATTTTCACTTCCTGCCCAATTTAGTGCAGACTTCGAAAGCTTAGCGTAATACAGAGAAGTATTGTTTAAACTAGTACATTTAAGTTATAGTTTTTGACAGGTTATTCAGATTAAAATGTTCTACTCAAAAAGATTTGCAGCGAGGTGGGCTGGTTATTTAAATTAACCagcttaattaaaagaaattgtgtATATCTGCTTTATACCTAGATATCTGAACTAGTCAAAAACAGAGACCCTCTCTTAGATAAATACTCTCTTTACAATGGTTACGGCTTCTTTTCTGACTTCTCAGTAACTGCTACTGCTTGACAGTTTAATTGAAGCAAGTggttgctattaaaaaaaaaaaacttgtccTTGAATTGCCAGGAGTAAGCCAAACATTGCTTTTCAAAGGAGTGGTTCGTTGCCATTTTAAATTTTGCCACATCAAGGATTTCAAATCAGTGTCAACATCCTAACTGGTTTAACCaacacatcctcctctgctcaAACCACAGCTTATCATGTCGACATGTCTACTATGACCAGCTACACAGCTTTGGCCCACAATCCTACAAGCTTACATTAATGGGAAGATGCCTAAGAACACAACAAGTTGTAATCCACATTTACTTGCATGGCTAGAAAGATACATACACTCCCATCTAATGTGTTAGCTTCTTCCACACCCTGTCCATTTTCTGCCAGGAGACTGTCCGTCTTTCACAACCCCCTTACAGGACTGGCAAGTTCTCCTGCTATCAACAAGGAAAGGGTATGAATGCCAGACTGTCTCAGCACAAAGACCCATCAGGTATGCACATATGGAGGGAACACAGAAAGAGTGAGTACAAAGGAATAGACTAGATGTTGTGACAGGACGATTCCTGCCACAGTTGTACTAACCTATTCTACCACCCAGACTGACTGCATGCTGCAGGCCTACTCAACATTAACACCACCTTTGCAGCCTTCTCCAGAACATTTTGGTCTACTCTGTAGATCTCAGAGTATGTTTGAAATTTCTAAAAACCACAGGCCTGAAAGATATTTCATTTGCTACAGCTGTTACTTCAGTAGCAGCTTGGTTAAGAAGAGGATGTGGAAGCAGAAAAACCCAGCTGAAGAGTATGTTGCTTGCTTACAAGGTCAGTTAAACACCAGGATAGAAAGAAttttttgaatgagaaaaatCTTACCAGTCAGGCCTGCTCAGGCCATTCTGTCAACAAGTAGTCCTACACTTAAAACAGGCTAGGTTCGACTATAGCACACCTGTAGCTTCACAGGGCTACCACTGAAGTCACTTTTACTCATAACACCAAGGATGAGTACTCACAAGCTCATTTGGCCCAGCTCATCTTGTATGGCCAACAGAAGGTCCAAAAGACTTCTGGTGGCAGTAGGTGGTGTGGAACAAGAGgatacagattttgaaaatgcatTGCGTCGTGAAATCCCAGATGTAGCTGCTCCTTGGCTTTGTGATGAGATACGTGGATCGCGATGCTTCATAATATGCAACACACTTTGTACGTTTGCACTAACAGAATGGCTGGAACTGACAGACTTAATAAAGCATAATTATTAAGTGGTTTACAGAAGTGATTAACAATTACAGTAAAGAGATTTATTCAAACTGTAGATGCCAATTTAGTGAGAACATTTGGTTTCACTCACCTTCCCAGCCACAAAAGGTAGTTCACCAGCCTTTATATGTAACTGTGAAAGGTGCATTTTCTTCATTGTAGGATTTCTCTGCCGTAAGATAGACAGAAAAAGTAAGACAAGAAATTTCAATCTATTGACCCAATAGCAcaatcttaaactttttttttttttagtaagtaaAATTCAAATGAACAAGCAGTGAAATGCATCATCTCAGTTTCCCtctggtttgaaaaaaataatttccctcctGTATGTGGAAGGACTTTTCCAACAGCTGAGACAAGTAAATTTTATTCTAGATGCGTTTAGCAGACAGTTTGACAAATAggttgacattaaaaaaattgaacattGCTTACTTAAGTTTGCAAAACCACAGTTGCAAAATTTTGACTGACCTGTAACATGTGTTGCAAAATGAATTCTCTTGATTTCAGCaatcccccccaaaacacaccatCTTAACATGCTTAGTTAAAATTGCTTTGGAAACAAATTTTGACAGATAAACTGAAAGGCAGCTAAGATAGGACATGGGGGATGGCAGTAAGACTGTAACAGAGGTTATTGTCATGCTGGTAAGGGAAAGTTTTCCAGTGAAGTGCTACCAGCCCTAGCCCAGTTTtaattaccaaaggaaaaaaaaagagatattcaGCACTGTTCTTCACTTTGGAAATGGAGTAAAGTACAGCAGACAAATCAAGTGCCTCTTACATCACCGTTTTTCACAAATTCCTATCTCTGTGCGAGTCAGATGCTATCAACAACAGTATGCTAATAAAAACTTTCATGTTACCTtcttagtttttttcttcttcccattttcttttttaggttCATTTTGAGATGTTACTGAAGACATCAAAATTCTGTTTACCTCAAATCCTGTCTGAAGCTGTAGgaataagcaaaaaagaaaacaaccatttAATGTAATATTAGAAGTATGAAATCACATGGTCTAATTAATTCCCTCTTTCATGCATGGATAAGAACCAATTAAGGGCACTATTAACTGTCCTGCTTGGAAGGCATAAGCTACAGTTAAAAACTGAACAGATTACTAGGATGGCAGGGTATCAGGCAGATCTTGTAGCTCTGTCTTAGAAGTCCTCATTTTCATATTCAGTTGCAGCAGCTGTATTTTTCCACTGTGACAACCAGCAACTGAGACGACCCAATCCTGCTGCATGCTGGGGATGTGATCATAAAATCCAAAGAATATGAACATTTGGATTTTACAATCTGGGGGCAGAGAGAACTGAGCCCATCTGTGTAACATTGAGGTAAAACCTGCTGCACAATCCTCGGATTGCTCCGTAGTTCAAAGTTGATATAAAGGCCCATGATAAACACGATTATAGACATTCCCAATCAAACATCGGACAAGGACTTTGTTTTGGCATGTATAACTGTTCTGGCTAAACAACGCCGAAGGTCCATCACAAAAGTGAGATTATTCTGGCTTTTCTGTCATCAAAAGGAAGTAAACCACCCCACACCCTGCGTTTCCCAGCCCAGATCCAACTGACCTAAATCGATCCTGCAGTGAACTAAGATGGTACTAATACTAGTTTAGGACTCAGTTTACTACATCTAAGTCCTTTCTTGAGCAAATGTTTATAATAATGCTAAGGTCAGAGTATCTGCTCTGGGAAAATCATTCTTACTATGTTTCTCAGAAGATAAGGCTTTCAGATACTAggctttctgctctgcagcagcaagcAGTTTAAGCAAGAAACCCCAAAACCTGCCAGTTTTGAACTCCGTCATTCTGCTGGATTCTGGAGGCGGTCAGATACCTGGGCTACAATCTGCATGTTATTTCAAGCTTCCTGGACTGATGAAAGCCTATCATCCTTGGATGAGGTATAAAAACTGACAGCAGTGATGAATTAATTTATGCTGTCATCTTCGTTTATGGCTAGGTTCTTTCAATATTATTCTTCAACTCTgcatccccccaccctgccccaaggGAATGCCACCACAACTGCTCTCTTTCAAAATGGCTGCTACTTCTCCATGAAGTGAGGTTTGGAATACCTGAAGCTACTTTGCCCTTTTAACAAAAGGTTTCTTTGATTTTGCTCTCTTTGGCAAATATTCCTCTCTCAGATGGATGGTGGCCCAACAAACTGACTATGGCTTCACAGAATAATGAATTATTCAAGCTCTCACTTATTGAACAATGTAACAGTATCACTGATTAAAGACTTTTCCAAGTATAGTCCAGTATATTAGATTTCAGCAGATCttaacaaaaagaggaaaacaaacagaataacCAACCTTCTTTGGGTATAAGGTTTCTTATATGACTGTTTTCTAGTTACTGTAAGTTAAGGTTATCCGATTTAGTTGCAGATTCTCTAGAAATTAATTCTCTACCCAGACCACTTATAGCAGCTTTGAGGGTGATGAACTGTACCATTAACGCAAACCCAAGTAGAATCTTCCCTGACTGAGATATGCAACATACCTGGCAAGCTTTCTACTATGTAGTTTATAACTGGTCTAGGTAGTATTCCAGGAGTTCTTCCTGGGTAATAAACATGTGGagtttaaatgtaattaaaaaaagggtATTTTGGACAGAGAGATCAGCTTtcttcagtaataaaaaataagataaaataaaacctctTCAGTCTACCTGAGCAGTTTTGTCTTGTATTAGCTTACGCTGATGCTCTTCTTTATGAAGCTTTTCTTCTAAGTGTTTGATCTTGTCCTGAATTTGAAGGCAACAATGATTAGTTACACTTCAGTTTGACATGCTGAATCAGAAGTCTAAAGTAGCTTGCAAGTGTAATCTGGGATAAAACAGGACTGCAGGAATTTTTAAAGCCCATACTGAAAAAAAGACTCATGCAGATGAAGCCAAGGTGGCATTCAGTCAGGTATGCTTTATGATCTTAGCTTTAACAGAGGAAACTTTTGCAAAACTTAGTACTGTTAACAGTATGCTATACAAATTATATCGAACGAATTACTTTCAGACTGTCATTCCATGCATGCTTACTTCTGCAATTCTCTGAGCAGCAGTAAGTTTAAGACACTCTTTTTCTAGCATTTCAAGCTTTTCAAGTTTTGCATGCAGTTCTAAGCGGTTCTGATCTTCCTCTTTCTGAAACTGGGCCTGGAAAAAAGTAAGCGAGAATGGAGTTGGCAGCTGACTGAAATTGTTTCAGGCAGCAAAAAATCAAACACACTACAGTAAAGGTGTTTAACTAGTTtaaatttcatgttttttaaattgcaaagtgATGAAAAATACCAAGCAGACAAATAAGACTTAAGTTTCCAGCAGCCTTTTTGTCTACCAAATGTGCAAGTATTAGCATGGGTTTGCTCATTAAGAGTTCCACCTAGGGAGTCTTTTCATACAATTCATTGAACTGTTGTCATCAGTCAGTCAGACAGCAAATTGCTTCTGTTGCTACCACCCTGAGAAGAGCTGAGGAAGAATGATGGCCATAATAAAGTTCTGATCTTACACATTTCTATACTTTTTAACTATATCATTACTTTGTTAGTATGCTAAAAGGCTTCACCTGTTGTTCTaaacccattttcttttccagttctgcGCTGGAAACCATTTTCCTCATGTAATCCAGCTGTTTCTCCAGCAGGGAGCAGCGAGATTGTGCTGCATTTAACTGCAGGCTTGCATCTACAGAGAGAAACAGACATTCAGTACAGCAATGGGAGCTACACATTTAGCCAGTCTGTCATCTCTTTGAGGAATTCTCATTGAGAATTGAAACATGCAAGAAAATTTTGTTAGTCTGAACAAGTCATGtggttaaaatatattttgtctgtAAGACATGAGAATCAAGATGTTTTTCCAGAGCTAGTCCCTAATATGAATTCCAAAGGTGTGAGCACTGCAGTTACTTTGATTTATATCAGCAGATATCTAAACAGAAtctggtttcttcctttctccttacTTTTCTCAAGTTAGCAGTGTTAATACATGTAAGCAGCTGCTTGCTTATTGTAGGAGTTAAACATACCACCTGAAATCTGCTTATTCTTTAAAATAGCTTTATGAGTTATGCAATACTTGGTTAGTATAAGTAAAAACAAGATCTCAACTTGATTCACAATTATCAGGCTCCTGCCCCTCCCCAATcctaaagcaaaaaagaaagggggggcgcATTAATTAGCAGTTtgtcaaaataaacaaacactccCTAGATTATGCAGTCTTGGAGTTGCTGTGGCTACACCTTATCACTCAAGAGAAATACCTTTCCTCTGTTGCATCAGTTCTTGATGTGCTATGTCCTTTTTGTAGGATTCATGCTCCAAGGCCTTGTTATACTGAGCAGCTGCTGTGGAGAGGCTGCACAGATTATCTTCAGCCTGTGACTTCTCCAACTCCAGACGGCGGATCTTTTCTtgaagagttttcagggctgccaccACAGCTAGCAAACAATGCAACAGTTACACCTTGAGTAACagttcctattattattattattattatatttacaaaacacttcaaacagcaaaatactacctaaattttcttcctaggaTCACCCCTAAAATTAATTATATTCCACAGCAGTATATATGTGGGAGAAAATGGACATGTTTACTGCATAACTGAGGTGTAAAGCATGGGTCATATGAGCAAAACTATTTTCACTCCAAATGGTAGCAAGCACAAAGAAATCGTGGCAAACTGAGTATAAGAAACCCTGGGACTTCTGTTTACACAGAAGCAGGGAATCCAAGTATCCAAGTTAGGTCACAAGTTTTGGTGTAATGCAACTAGTGTGgacagattgaaaaaaaaaaacaaaccagactcGGGACAGGGGGGAAATCAGATACAAAGGGACATTTTAGGAgaggatgcattttaaaaactttgttgTTTCAAAAGGCAATGATTCAATGTCTAGTTTCTTGTATTTGATGATTCTTTAAACCACAGAAACAAGTCTGCAGGATTTTGCTTTTAGCCTCAGATCAGTATGTGTCAAAATTATGCCAAAAATAAAAGTTGCAATTTCAGCTACAAGGAAAAGTTTACTAACTCTTAAAAAAGTATACACACTGTGGAAGTTTAAGACATGTTCTGTAACAAGTCAAGCTtcttttctgacattttataAGCCTTAATAGTTTCCCTACAATAAATTCTCTCAGTAAAGGAATACCCAGCAAATATTGCTAGCTCCATAACAACTCTCATCAGCTTATCATAGCCCCATTAGAATAAaatgggggggggacacccccaaagaaggaaaaagcagatacCAGAGACCAGAAAGATGAAGTGGGACCACTTCTATCTTTCTATTGGCATGCCAAACATTTCCTTACTTAAACACTTCGCTGCATAACACTAAGCTGAACATTTTAATCCAAAAAGCCCAAACTCTGTATGACTAAAGATTACTCAGAAGTCACAGATTCTTCATGAACAATGATCACCTGCACAAACATAGGCTATGTCTGTGCAATATTGCAAAGTTGTCCATGACAGTAAATCCAAATACGGTATCCTTGTGATTCACTGAGCTCTCCAGATATGCTAAGCCACTGAGCATTTGCCCTGTGAGCTCCAGAGAATCATCACCCATTAAGGCACATGACAACCATAGC
It includes:
- the CEP57L1 gene encoding LOW QUALITY PROTEIN: centrosomal protein CEP57L1 (The sequence of the model RefSeq protein was modified relative to this genomic sequence to represent the inferred CDS: inserted 1 base in 1 codon), producing MHSSCRHAREPCCTRGHQKSKSLLMLTDKRLWILNQRTVSQEAFFSPQXRMLPAAFAYIESKKLAAVGGDRPSIPNNQAVVAALKTLQEKIRRLELEKSQAEDNLCSLSTAAAQYNKALEHESYKKDIAHQELMQQRKDASLQLNAAQSRCSLLEKQLDYMRKMVSSAELEKKMGLEQQAQFQKEEDQNRLELHAKLEKLEMLEKECLKLTAAQRIAEDKIKHLEEKLHKEEHQRKLIQDKTAQLQTGFEVNRILMSSVTSQNEPKKENGKKKKTKKRNPTMKKMHLSQLHIKAGELPFVAGKSVSSSHSVSANVQSVLHIMKHRDPRISSQSQGAATSGISRRNAFSKSVSSCSTPPTATRSLLDLLLAIQDELGQMSFDYQELLKQIQEAQDSKVREDLERKLACLVKQMDIKEEQISKLKKHQATVQKLRRKTQKLNQGAAHVKLKCGDQKEAKEIAVTVRESMSKPCPGQKRSSSLQLLKTVQKLQSALKKDDIMWEQ